DNA sequence from the Acidobacteriota bacterium genome:
TTCCGGACGATCCGATCTGGCGCGAGCCGATCACGCAGGACGTGAAGAACGCGAACCGCTACGAGCCTGACCTGGCTTACCAGACACTGGAGAACCTGTTCTGGCGTCCCGGCGACTCCGAGACCGGGCAGCGCGCGAAGAACATCAACACCGTGGACGAGGTGCCCGACGGCCCGTTCTTCGTAAACCGCGCCGGGCGCGCGCCGCTGACACCGGCCATCGTGGCACGGGGCGCGAACACCAGCGAGGGTCCCGCGGCTGGGCCGTGGACGGTGGTGTCGGCCAAGAGTGATGGCGTGACGCCCGGTTTCACCATTCGCGACGCCGCCGGCCAGGTGTGGTTCGTCAAGTTCGATCCGCCCGGCTGGCGCGCCATGGCGACGGGCAGCGAGATTGTCGCGGCCAAGCTGTTCTGGGCGGCCGGCTACCACACCGCCGAATACCACATTGCGCAACTGAAGCCGGCGAACCTGGTGATCGGCAAGGACACGAAGATCACGCCGCGGGGCGAGATGGCCCGGTCGATGCACCAGGGCGACATCGCGTGGCTGCTGTCACGCGCCGATCGTGACCCCGACGGCACCTACCGGGTGATCCTCAGCAGGGCGACACCGGGCCGCCCGGTGGGACGCATTGCCTTTCACGGCACGCGAGCAGACGACCCGAACGACACCATCCCGCACGAGCATCGCCGCGAGTTGCGTGGCTACTTCGTGTTCGCGGCGTGGCTGAACCACGTCGATGCGAAGGGCATCAATTCCCTCTCGTCGCTCGTCACCGAGAACGGGCGCAGCTTCATTCGCCATTACCTGCTCGACTTCGGCTCGGCGCTGGGCAGCGCCGCGGTCGGGCCGCGGGAAGGCTGGGAGGGCTACGAGGCCCTGGTTGAAGAACCCGGCGAAATCGGCCGGCGTGCGCTGTCGTTCGGCTTCCGGATTCCGCAGTGGCGCACGCAGGACTACTTTGAGTCGCCGGCGATCGGCCGGTTGCCCAGGGACCACGCGCAGTGGGATCCGCAAACCTGGTGGCCGCACATCACCAACGCGGCGTTCAGGCACATGCGCGCGGACGATACGTTCTGGGCGGCGAGCAAGCTGGTGTCGATCACCGACGACATGATCACGGCCGCGGTCGCCGAAGCGAAGTTCGGCGATCCGGCATCCGAGGCCTTCCTCGCAAAGGCGATTGCCGACCGGCGGCTGCGCATCCTGCAGACGTTCCTGCCGAAGGTCAATCCCCTCGTGGACGTGGCGCTCGACGCCGGGGGCCGGCTGACCTTCCGCAACCTCGCGGTCGATGCCGCGGTGGCGGATCGCGTACCCGGCTATCGCGCCGTCTGGTACACCTTCGACAACGCAACTGACACGGCGACGCTGGTGGCCAACACCGAAGAGACGCAGAGCCCGCTCCCCATGCCTGAAATGCCGGCCTCGGAGTTCATCAAGGTGGACATTTCGGCGGTAGGCGGTCCGGAAGCGTGGACCCGCCCGATTTCGGTGTATTTCCGCAGGAATGGCGGGGCGTGGACCCTGGTCGGCCTCGAACGACTACCCTGACGGCGGTAACGGCCGATACTCTTTTGAGGGGTCAAAATCGTGTCGGACCATGGTTCCATGCGATACTGAAGCACCCGTTTCGACAACTGAGACGAAAGTCTTCTTGATGAATTTCTTGCGTCTTGCCGTGTGTTCCATCTTCTCCGTGGCTATCGCTGTGCCCGCGTTCGCGCAGGACGCGACGCCAGCCGAGAGTGCCCGCGTGGAATCGCCGGGCGCCGGGCAGTTGCCCCGCCCTGGCCAACCGCTGCCACCCGAGATGGTCTTGCCTCGCACCACCGAGCTGGAGTCGGGAAACTTCTTCAAGCTGGTCGGCAGCGACTTCAAGAACTTCTTCAGCAGCGATACCGCGCACGTGATGGCGTACACCTCGGTGGCCGCGATTGGCGCGGCCCCATGGGACCGCGAGGGCATCAACAACGGCTTCAACATTCCGACGACCGTCTTCCAGTCCGGCAACCTGATGGGGAGCTTCGCTTTCCAGGTCGGCATCGGCGCGGCAGGCTACGCCGTCGGTCGCGTCTCCGGGAAGGGCAAGCTGGCCAGGGTGGGCCGCGATGTGGTCCGCGCGCAGATCCTCTCGCAGGGCATCGCCCAGGTCACGAAGTTCTCGGTCGGCCGCAAGCGGCCGGACGGCAGCAACAGCCAGTCCTTCCCGTCAGGACACGCCGCCAGCGCCTTCGCCACCGCCTCAGTTCTGCACCGTCACTACGGCTGGAAGGCCGGCGTGCCGGCCTTTGCGTTCGGATCGTACGTAGCGCTGGCGAGGATGTCCTGGAACAAGCACCACGCCACTGATGTCGTGATGGGCGCCGGTCTCGGCATCGCCTCGGCTCGCACCGTGACCATGAGCGTCGCCGGCACCAGGTTCAACATGGGCGTGCAGCCGCAAGTGGGCGGCGCGTCCATCAACTTCACCAAAATCAATAAGTAGCCCCCCCATGAGCAGGACCGACGCGCGCGTCGTGCTCCTCCTCGTGGTCGCGATACTGGTCTGCGGTCCGGCGTTCGCGCAACCCGCGGCCGCGCCGGCCGCCACTCCGGTCGCCACGCCGGCCCTCTCGGTTGCCGAGATCCGGCAGTTCCTGCTCACCGCGAAGATCACGCGCTCGCGCGACATCGGCAAGGGCGTCACCAGCCCCAAGCGCCTGACCCTGACCAACGGCACGATCACGCACGACGCCGCCTTCCAGGCGGTGGACGAGCGGCAGAGCATGGCCAACCTGTCGGGTGGCGGGCGGCGGCCCACCGTCGAGATGAACTTCGTCGACTCCTACCGCTACAACCTCGGCGCCTATGGATTGTCGCAGTTGCTGGGCCTCGAGGCGATGATGCCCGTGCACGTGGAGCGTCGCTGGAATGGCAAGATTGGCTCGCTCAGCTGGTGGGTCGACACCCTGATGGAAGAAGGCGAGCGCCTGAAGAAGAAGATCCAGCCGCCCAACGCCACCGACTGGAATCACCAGATGTATCGGATGCGGGTGTTCGCGGCGCTCACCCGCGACACCGATCGCAATCTCGGCAACGTGCTCATCACGCACCAGTGGAAGGTGATGATGATCGACTTTACCCGCGCGTTCCGACTGCAGACCGACTTGCGCTACCCGGAGGACCTGACCAAGATCGATCGGACGCTGCTGCCCCGCCTGGAGGCGCTCACGAAAGACGGCATCAAGCAGGCCGTGGATGATCAGCTCACCGGGCCCGAGATCGACGCCGTCCTCAAGCGGCGCGACGCCATCGTCGGCCACTTCAGGAAGCTGATCGCCGACCTCGGCGAAAGCGCCGTTCTGTATTAGGCCAACGGGCAGGCTAAAGCCGGCCCCTACGTAGGGGCGCGCTTTAGTGCGCCCGCGTCATTTCACGGTCGTTGGCGGACGACGGTGGCGGGTGGCGCGCTCGTAGGCGGCCGCCAATTCCAACAGTCGCTGGTCATCCCACATGCGTCCCAGCAGCGAGATGCCGGCGGGATAGCGACCGCCGATGAAACCGGCCGGCACGGTCACCTGCGGCAGGCCCGTGGCCGCGCTTTCTTCGCAGGTTCCCGGCTCTGACCCGTAGCGCTCGAGTCCACCCTCGTGGGTGTGAGGCCGCGCGTGGTTTGCCGGGAACAGCAGCGCGTCGAGCTGCTGCTGATCCATCAGGTCCACGAAGATCTGCCGGAAGGTTTCGCGGCCGGCGACGAAGCGGCGCGTCGCCTCGTCGCGCGATGCGCCCGTCGCTACCGGTGCCAGCGCCCCTTCGAAGCGGCGCGCGCTGACCGGCGCGAGCTTTCCCGATGCCAGCAGGTCCTGGATCGTCAGCACCTTGTCGCCCGGCTTCGCGCCTCGGGAGAGATAGGCCGTCCACCCGTCGCGCAGCGAGCCTGGCGCCGCCCCGCGAGCAGCCGCGTACTTCGCGTCGTAGTCGGCAACCGAGACGTCGACCACGATCGCGCCGGCGGCCTGCAGTTCCTTGATCACGCGATCCATGTTCGCGGCCACCTCGCGCTCGCCGGTGAAGCCTACAAAGCGCTGCCGAAGCGCGCCAATGCGCTTGCCCTTGAGTGAGGCGGTGTCCAGGCCCTGCGCGAACGAGCCGGCGATGCGCCTCGCGGCGCCGGCCGTGACCGGGTCCTCTGGGTCGGGGCCTGTCACCAGGTCGAGCGCCAGGGCCACATCGCGAACCGATTTCGCCATGGGTCCAATCGCATCGTTATAGGTATTGAGCGGCATGACGCCGGCGCGGCTGGTCAACCCGCGTGTGGTGCGAATGGTCGCGAGGGCCGCGAACGAGGCGGGATTCGACAGCGAGTTGCAGGTGTCGGTGCCAAACGA
Encoded proteins:
- a CDS encoding phosphatase PAP2 family protein, with product MAIAVPAFAQDATPAESARVESPGAGQLPRPGQPLPPEMVLPRTTELESGNFFKLVGSDFKNFFSSDTAHVMAYTSVAAIGAAPWDREGINNGFNIPTTVFQSGNLMGSFAFQVGIGAAGYAVGRVSGKGKLARVGRDVVRAQILSQGIAQVTKFSVGRKRPDGSNSQSFPSGHAASAFATASVLHRHYGWKAGVPAFAFGSYVALARMSWNKHHATDVVMGAGLGIASARTVTMSVAGTRFNMGVQPQVGGASINFTKINK